TGGCCGGCAATTGGTTTGGGCATGAAAGTTGCGGTCATTCCCATCTGGCGGGCAAGGTTCTTGGCGAAGTACTTGATCTTCTGCGACGCGTCGCCCATAGCGCGCGGCGTACAAGGCATGACCTCAAGCTCGATCTGGCCGGTCTCCCCAGCCTCATGATGGTGATAGCGGATGGTTACCCCGACGTTTTCCAGCATCTGAACGAGCGTGCTTCGATAGTCGAAGAGCCGGTCAAGTGGTTGCTCTGCATGGTATCCTCGCCCGTGGCGGATCGCGTAGCCCTGGAGCTGTGAGTTGTCGAGCGATACGGTACTCCCAGTCTCTGCGCTCTCGATCGAGAAGAACGAGGTGGCTTCGGAGGACTTGAAATCCACAGTCTGGAAGACGTAGAACTCGAACTCGGGGGCAAACCAGGCCGCATCGGCATATCCTTTAGACTTCAGCAAGGCCTCAGCCTGTTCCGCGATAAACCGAGGGTCGAGAGCAAAGCGTCGATGGGTGTGGGGCTCAAGGATGTCACAGAAGACCGCGACAGTAGGGACTTTGGCAAATGGGTCCACGAACGCCGTCGACAGGTCCAGACGCAGGAGCATGTCGCTACGCTCAACCGACGCGAATCCGGGAATACTGGAACCGTCGAATGCCACCCCCTGAGTCAGGAACCCCTCGTCAACACGGGACAGGGGAACCGTCACATGATGCAGGCCGCCGAACAGGTCCGTGAATTTCAGGTCGACCTGGGCAATCTCGCGTTCTCTCGCATAGTTCAGAAACTCCTGAAGAGTCTTCATGCCCCTACCTCCAGATGAACTGCCGGCTGGACTTCGTCTGCGGCGTCGTACTACCGCGCCATGAGGTGCGCTGCTATCGTATTCTGTCTGGCCACCAGAGCCCGGACGTCAATGCTCGTGAACTGGCCGTTCTCGATGAGAACCTTGCCGTTGACCATGTTGAGACTGACCTGCTTGGCGTCACACATGACCGGTGCTGTGAAGGGGTCGTGCAGGCCGCCGGCGAACTCGAGCGTGTCGAGATCCCACATGATCAGATCGGCCGCTTTCCCGACCTCGATGCTGCCGATGTCCGAGTCCATGCGCAAGACGTGGGCGCCGCCCATGCTGGCCATGGCCAGAGCCTCGCGCGATGTCAGTGCGTCGGCTCCGTATTTCACGCGCTGGAGCAGTGTCGCCAGGCGCACCTCACCGATGAACGAATTGGTGTCGTTGCTGGCACTGCCGTCAACGCCGATGCCGATGCGCATGTTTGTCTGCTTCATGACAGTCACGGGAGCGATGCCGGAGCCGAGGCGCATGTTGCTGGCCGGGCAATGGGCCATGCCGCACTCGTGCTCGGACAGCTTGCGGATGTCGGCATCGGACGCCCAGACGATATGGGCAAACCAGGAGCGAGGCGTGAGCCAGTTGACCTCCTCCATGTAGTCGATTGGACGGAAACCAAACGTCTGCAGACAGAATTCTTCTTCATCCTGCGTTTCGGCTAGATGAGTATGGATGAGCACATCCTCTCTCTCTGCCAGAGCCGCCGTCTGCTTCATCAGGTTCGTGGTGACCGAGAACGGGGAGCACGGGGCAAGAGCTATGCGGGTCATCGCATACCGACCGCGGTCGTGGTACTGGTGGATGACGCGTTCGGACTCCACCAGAATCTCCTCATCCGTCTGTACCATACTGTCCGGAGGGAGTCCCCCATCCTTCTTGCTCAGCGACATACTGCCGCGCGTGGGATGAAACCGCACGCCGACGTCGCGAGCTGCGCGTATCTCAGCGTCGATGATCGCATTGTTGCCGTATGGATACAGATAGAGATGGTCGGTAGTCGTCGTTACACCAGTCTTCAGCATCTCACAGATGCCAACCTGAGCACTTGTGTAGACGGCCTCCTCGTCGATGTACTTCCAGTGTTCATAGAGGAACGTCAGCCAGTCGAACAGCTTGGCATGTTCGACTTGGGGAACGTTCCGAAATAACGTCTGGTAGAGGTGATGGTGGGTGTTGACGAAACCCGGCATCATCAGCATGTGTGTACCCGAGATGACGCGGTCCGCAGGGCTATTGAGGACTGGTGCCCCAGTGCCAATGGCCGTGATGACGTTGTCGTCGACAACAACATATGCATCCCTGAGTTCCTGCCGAAGTACATTGCCTGTCATCAGGAAAGCGATGTCTGCAATAAGTGTTCGCATGAGCAACCTCCGCTCGTTCCTTCCCATTGTACCGCCATTGAGGCCGTAATCAACGCGTAGCCCGCTTGCTTTCATTGCTACAGCATCTTGCTATAATCGAGGCGGATCACGTTGCCATGACAGAATAGGAGGTCGCATGAAGCACATCGTCGTAAGGCCCGAGAGGTGCACAGGATGCCGTTTGTGTCAGCTCACGTGCTCGGCTCAAAACTTCAAGCTCAACACGCACAAGTCTGCTCGCATTGGGATCGTGCCTCGTTTCCCGGAGGGCTATTTTGAGGTTCATCTCTGCAACCAGTGTGGCGTCTGTCAGCCTGTGTGTCCAGTTGAGGCAATTTCTGTCGATGCAAACGGGGCCTATGTGATCGACGAGTCCACGTGCATCGACTGCGGGGCATGCGTGGACAGCTGCCCACAGCAAGCGATCTTCAGGTCACCCGCAAGTCTGCATCCCTACATGTGCAATCTTTGCGGAGCCTGTGTGGCAAACTGTGCAGCGCAAGCTCTGATCTGGGAGGAAGACCAATGATCAATGGCTATGGTGGCTCAATTCTGCGTGTCGACCTGACCACCAGGTCGGTCAGGCGAGAGCCCGTGACGCCCGAATTGGCTCACGATTGGCTCGGCGGTCGTGCATGGATCGCCAAGTATATGTACGATGAGCTTCCTGCAGGTGTGGATCCGCTCAGTCCTGCAAACAAAGTGTTTGTGGCGACGGGGCCTCTCTCGGGCACGTTGTGGCCTTCCAGTGCCAAGATCGTCTGGGGCACCAAGTCTCCGCTGACGGGAGGCTACATCGACAGCAATATGGGCGGCCTGATCATGGCGGAGCTCAAGTACGCAGGCTTGGACATGATCATTGTCGAGGGTGCCTCAGAGACCCCGGTGTACCTCTGGATCGACGACGAAAAGGTCGAGATACGTGACGCCTCCGGCTATTGGGGAAAGGGCTCCGTCGACACCGAGTACGCTCTGAAGCACGATCTCGGGGAGGACTTCCAGATTGCGACCATTGGCACTGCCGGCGAGAATCTGGTGAAGTTCGCATGCATCACACATGACGTGGGACGTCAGGCAGGCCGAGGGGGAACCGCGGCGGTCCTGGGGTCGAAGAAGCTCAAGGCGATCGCCGTGCGTGGAACAACACCAATCCCGGTCGCCAACATCGAGGGTCTGCAGAAGCACACGACCTCTGTCATCGACTACATGAAGAACAAGGCGTACTTCCCGACCTTCTCCAAATATGGCACGACGGATGTCACGGACTGGTGTGACAGCGTCGGCGTCATCCCTGTCAACAACTTCCAACATGCGCAGTATCCCAAGAAGGACCGCATCAATGGCAAGTACATGCGAGAGCAGATATATGTGCGCGACAAGGGCTGCTATGCGTGTCCTCTGGGCTGTTCCACCTACACATATTCGAAGAAGTACGATGTCTACGTCGAAGGCCCCGAGTACGAAACGATCGGCCTGATGGGCTCCAACCTCGGCATGGACAGCATTGAGGAAATCGCCGTGCTGAACGCCGATGTCGACAATCTTGGCATGGACTCTATCTCTTCTGGATCGGCGGTAGCTTTTGCCATGGAACTGTATCAACGGGGAATCCTGACAAAGGAAGATTTCGGTGGCTTGGAGATGACCTGGGGAAACGTGCATGCGGCACGCTCATTCCTGAGGCTTATCGCTTCTCGACAGGGGATCGGAGCGACGTTTGCAGAAGGAGCTCTTGCTGCTGCGCGCATCATCGGCAAGGATACCGAGAAATATGTTGTGCAGGTAAAGGGACTGGACTATTCCGCCTACGATACGCATGCTGCGCCGGCCATGATGCTCGCATACATGACCTCAGATATCGGAGCGCAGCACACGCGTGCGTGGGCCATTGTGCAGGACATCACCATGGGGCGCGGCACCACTGAAGGGAAGGGGCAGGTGGTTTATGATTTGCAGCACCTGCGTCCTCTCATGGAAGTGCTGGGCGTCTGCCGCTTCCCGTGGCTCGAGATAAAGGTCGACTGGGAAGACTACGTCACGGCCCTGAACCTGGTCACCGGACAGCACTACACGACGGAGGGGCTGTTCGCCTTCAGCGAGAAGGTGTGGAACCTGACGCGAGCGTTCTGGACCCGAGAGGTGGATGGGTTTGGACGTGCCTATGACCAACCGCCGGCCAAAATGTATGAGGAGATGCCCGATGGGCCGACCGCTGGTACCAAAGTGACGCAGGAGATGGTGGACCAGCTCCTTGACGGGTACTACCAGGCGTATCACTGGGACCAGAACGGACTGCCGACAGCCCAGAGGCTGCGTGAGATTGGTCTGAGCTATGTCGCAGACGACTTGGTGAAGCGAGGACGTATACCGGATTGAGACCTCATGTGAGGCTGGAAGCAGGAACGCCCAAGCTGATGCCTGGGCGTTTTCTGCGTTGCAGGTGCGCTTGGCTGACTCAGTTGCGCGCTACGGCACCGAAGAAGATCTGCCAGGCGAGAGCGGACTTGGCGACTAGCGAGAGCAGGACGTACACCCTCTCGCCGAAGATGTAGTCACGCCACTTCCCGACCTTCCGGTACTGCAGGACCATGTTGATGGCGAAGCAGTTGAAGAAGACGAAGATGGTTCCAAGGATGTAGTAGACGAAGGTCGGGATTGTCCCCGTCGCGCTGGCGGCAGCACTGAAGAAGTACATACAGATGACGACCCAGGGAACGAGGCCGATGATGGAACCGAAGATGAACGATGTCCAGTTAGTCCGGGCGGTCGTTTGATTATGTAGTTCCATCATGAGCCCGAACAGGTTCATTGCAGCGTTCAGACTGAACAGCATGATGGCGCTGGAAAGGTCATACATGCCGGACAGCTCGGCGATGATGACGATCATGACGGACGAGCTCAACGCATATTCGTACCATCGGATGTAGTTGATGCCACGCCGCAGGTTTGCCTTGTACCATTCAAACACGCCGGGCAGGATGGTCACGAAGTGGGCGATTGCCGACAGCAGCAAGAACACCGCAATTGCCGGACCAAGACGGAAGGTGCCAAGGGTTGCCGGAGTAGGGACGGGCATTCCTCCTGGCCCGCCCGCCTTGAGGTAGTTCGTCGTGATGGGGACTGTCAGACCTTTTCCCCAGCCAAAGATGATGATGAGAACTGCCTGGCCGAGGTGCAGAAGAGCCATGAGGATATTGTAGATGCGCAACCTGTTGAGGTCATACGATGAACCCTGTGATTCGTGTCTGTCTTCCGTCACTGCCTGCCTCCAAAAGTTAGAACTACTAATAATATGAGTATAGTGAATCACGCAATTGTTGTCAAGGGGGATGTGCAGGGAAGGTGCCACCGAGATGGTGCCGAAGGAGGGAATTGAACCCACACGGGTGTTACCCCGGCAGATTTTGAGTCTGCTGCGTCTGCCAGTTCCGCCACTTCGGCACGTGCCTATTATACGTGCGGGCCGAGAGCTGTCAAACTGGCGCTCACACGTCGGCAGGCTGGCATCGGCTCCTATGCAGAGTGGCCCAGATTTGTATAATGGCTGCATGGATGACATGCCGAAGCTCGCACAGACTATCGACGAGGTCGTGGCTGGGCGGACCGAGCTGTACGAGACCATCGTGCGCTACTACGAGGGATTCGTATTCTCGGTGGCCGTTCGGGTGACCTTCGACCGCGATCTGGCCTATGACGTGACGCAGGAGGCCTTCCTGAAGTTGTATGGAAGTCTCTCCAAGTTCCGGGGACAGTCCCGGCTGTCGTCGTACCTTTATCGCATTGCCACCAATGCCGGCATCGACGCTGCGCGCAAGCGGTCCCAGCACCCTGTGAGTTCCGGCAACGCTCAAGCCGACCTGCTGACGGTCGAGGCGCCGCAGACTGCCAGCGATGGTCCAGATGTGGAAGAGGTCAAGTCCGCTCTTCGAGCCGCCCTGCAGAAGGTCGATCCTGTGTTCAGAGCGGCTTTTGCCCTCGTCGACCTGGACGGCCTGAGCTATGAAGAAGCCGCTGTCCGGCTCGGAGTACCCGTAGGGACTGTCAAGAGCAGAATCTTTCGTGCCCGCGGTGAACTGCGTAAACTCCTTTCGGGAACCTTGGGACGTTGAGCGCGTCTTATGAATGGTGACAAGTGATGACACATGACATGAGAAAGGACAACGAGATCATGGGCGACAACGAACAGCCTCTTGAGCTGTCGGCGGAATTGCGCGGCGAAGTATCGGTGCTGTTTGCGCCGATGGATCGCTCACTGGCAAGTTCCGTGACTGCCGTCATCGGCTCGCGCCGCTCGCGCCGCCGCTTGCTTCAGGGCCTGTGGCTCGGATTCTCACCCGTCATGGCGGTCGCCATCGTAGTTGTGCTGTACGTTGGTGGTGCCGTCTTGCCGCGCAGGCTGCCGCTTGCGACATCCAAGGGAGCATTCATGCCTCCGAACACGGAGATTCGTGCTCAGGACACCCCACCCAATGAGCTTGTCGGCTCTGACAACATCAAGACTCTTGCCACTGCGTGCCGGGTGCCGTCCTTTCGCGTCGTCCTTGAGGGCAATGTCGCGCGCAGACAGCTCCTGGCAACGTGGCTGAGAGCCAGGCATGCTGACATTGCTCTTGAACTCGACGCTGCTGTCCAAGGACGCGAGGTCGCCTTGACGCTGGAGCCCGATGAGGTCCGGGGATTCGTCGCTCTAATGGCGCTTCATGGGTTCAGCGGACAGGAGCCCTCAGGTCTTCGTACGGTCGCGGGATTCTCACCCGAGTTCTGGACAACCAGCCTGGGCGCCCCATCGTTGTTCATCTGCATCATTCCATGAACACTTGGCGCTCATGCGCCCATTCGGCAATAGGGAGGCACCTATGATTCAGTCTGTGCGAGTACGTCGGTTTCTTGTGCTGATTCTCGTCGTCGCTATGGTGGCCATAGGGGTGAGCGGATGCGCGAAGCGCACCAGTGTCTCGCCGGAGCGCGACTTGGCGACGTCGGATGGTGTCATGGGCAAGGGCAACTCCGAAGGTGCCACTGGCACGGATTCTTCGGCCCCACCCTCAACCACGTCAGTCGATCAGCTGGCGACAGACCGCAAGATCATTTTCAACGCCAGCCTCAGCCTTGACGTCGTCGACGCGGAGAAGGCCTTGAGCGACTGTGAGATCCTCGTTGCCAAGTACGGCGGCTTCGTGGCACAGTCATCGCTTCAGAAGTCGGACACCCGGGTGCTCGCGACCGCGGTGCTGCGTGTGCCTGCGGCCAGAGTTACTGAGCTCATGAACGGGCTTGTGGGACTCGGCACCGTTACGAGCCGCAGCAGTGGTTCGGACGATGTCACATCACAGTACATCGACATCGAGGCGCGACTCAAGGTCCTTCGAGCAGAAGAAGAGCAGCTGGTAGGGTTCCTGAAGAAAGCCACGAACATCAAGGACATGCTTGCAGTTCAGGAACAGCTGCGTTCGGTTCGCACGCAGATCGAGCAGTACGAGGGGCAGCAGCGCTACATGGACAATGCGACGTCGCTTGCCACGGTCACCGCTCAGCTCGTACAGACGACCGAAGCGTTCGTTGCGCCTCGAGGTTTTGGATCGGCGTTTGCCCAATCCCTCGCCCGGTTTGGACACGGACTGGCTGCCTTCTGGACGTGGTTCGGCGGCTCAGCTGTCTTCATTGCTTTCTATGGGCTTCTCATCTGGGCACTGGCATGGATTGTCCTCAGACTCGTGAAGCGCCATTCGCGCAAGAGTCTGCCACCGCAGAACTGACGGAAACGACAGACCACCGTACGATGGGCCGAGGCTCCAGGGCCTCGGCTCTCTGCATGCCCTCTCCGCACCCGTGAGAGAGCGTCTCCAGGAGAGGCCTTACGTCGAACCAGAAGTATGAATCTTGCGTGCAGACTCAAGCGACCTATAGTTAAAGCATGGCTAAGAGGAATCTCTTCGGAACGGACGGCGTGCGGGGTGTCGTGAACACCCAAATCACGTCCAAGCTTGCCTTATCTCTGGGAGCGGCTGCATCGATCTACTTCGACGGACACTCTGCCCAGCAGACAAAACGCACCATTGCTATCGCATGGGACCCACGTGTCTCGTCGGAGATGCTTGCCGCGGCGCTTGGTGCCGGCTTCATGGAGGCGGGGGTGTCCGTAGACTACCTGGGCGTACTGCCGACACCGGGACTCGCGCTCATTCTGGCTCGCGAGACAAGGTACATGGCGGGTGCCATGATCTCTGCGTCACACAATCCTCCGGAGTACAACGGGATCAAGTTCTTCGGCCCTGGCGGTCATAAGTTGGCAGACGCGGACGAGGAGGCGATCGAAGGGAACCTTGGTCTCGTCGAACTCGGCAATCCTTCAAGAGTGCATGGCGACGAAGTGGGTGGCGCCCATAGAGTCGAGAATGCGCGCGAGGAATACATGGCCTTGGTGCGGCAGAATAATCCAGGGCTCTCACTCAAGGGGATCACGATCGTGGTGGACGGTGCTCACGGGGCAACAAGCTATACGACACCGACGTTGCTGCGACAGCTCGGTGCGCAGGTGATCGAGATGAATACGGACCAGGACGGCAAGCTTATCAACAAGGACTGTGGGTCCACACATCCTGGCGCCGTGGGCGCGAGGGTGGTGGCCGAGAAGGCGGATCTGGGCGTTGCCCACGACGGCGACGGCGACCGGGTCATCATGGTCGACCACAACGGGCGCCGCGTTTCCGGGGACGTCATGCTGTACATTCTGGCTCTGGGATTGGCTGGAGAGGGCCGGCTCACCGGAAACACGGTCGTCGGAACAGTTCTGACCAACCTTGGTCTGGAGAAGGCACTGGAATCTCATGGGGTCAGGCTCGAACGGACAAGCGTTGGAGACCGCTACATTCTGGACCGCCTGAACGAGGGTGGGTTCGTGCTAGGCGGCGAGGAGTCGGGACACATCATCAACATGTACCAGAACGTGACGGGCGATGGCCTGGCGACCACCCTGGCAGTGCTGGGATATCTTGCCAGGACCGGGCGCGACCTGTCCGCAATTGTCGACGAGGTCGAGCTCTATCCTCAGATTGCCGAGAATGTCAGGGTGAAAGACACGTCCATTGCTTCACGCCCAGAGTTCATGGCTGCGGTCGAAGCGGCGCGCATCGAGCTGGGCAATGCTGCCAGACTTGTCGTGCGGCCTTCTGGGACAGAACCCCTGGTGCGCATTTTTCTGGAGGGTAAGGATACTGAGCGTCTGATGGCGCTGGCAGACCGGCTGAAGCGTGTCCTGTTGTCAGCTGGTCAGCAAGGAGAGGAGTGACATGTGTGGGATCATCGGATACGTTGGACCGCGTAAGGTAGTTCCCGTCATCATTGAGGGCCTACGCAAGCTCGAGTATCGAGGGTACGACTCGGCGGGGATGGCCATTCTGGAGCAGGGGGAGCTGGTCGTCGTCAAGAAGCGTGGCAAGCTCAAGGCTCTCGAGGAGGCCATCAAGGGGAACGAGTATACAGCCACCACCGGAATGGGACACACACGATGGGCGACCCACGGCAAGGTTGAGGACAGGAATGCTCATCCGCACGTGGACTGCAAGGGCGCGATCGCTGTCATCCACAACGGTATCATCGAGAATTACCAGGTACTCCGAGATGATCTGATCCGGAAGGGGCACATCTTCGTGTCCGAGACCGACACCGAGGTTATCTCTCATCTTATCGAGGAGCAGATCGACGCGGGCGCAGACCTGCTCGAGGCAGCGCGGAAGACTGCGTTGCAGCTTGATGGAGCCTTCGCGTTCCTCGTTCTGGCCAAAGTGTTCCCTGGTCGTATCGTGGCAATCCGCAAGTTGTCTCCCCTGGTACTCGGGGTTGGCGATGGGGAGATGATTCTCGGTTCAGATACCCCGGCACTCCTGGAATACACGCACCGGATCATCCCGTTGCACGATGGGGATGTCGTCGAAATCAATGACAGGGGATATGCCTTCTTCTCGCTTGATGACGGGCGCCCTCTCGATCGGACGCCCATGACCGTTCAGTGGAGTGCCTCCGCCGCAGAGAAGCAAGGCTACAAGCATTTCATGTTGAAGGAAATCAATGAACAGCCGGTCGTCATCAGAGATACACTGTACGGCCGCATCGATATCGACAGTGGACACGTCGAGCTCGAGGAGTTCCAAAGCCAGCCCGTTCCCGACCGTATCTCGATTGTGGCGGCGGGGACGTCGTACCATGCCGCGCGCGTAGGCAAGTACCTTCTGGAAGAATTGGCACGCATCCCCACCGAGGTGAGCTTTAGTAGTGAATATCGCTACCAGCGACCCATTGTTCGTCCAGGGACGATGGGGATTGCTGTCACGCAGTCAGGAGAAACGATTGACACGCTCGCTGCGCTTCGGCTTCAACGGAACCTTGGTGCCAGGGTTGTGGCCATTACAAATCGACCGGAGAGCACCGTTTCGCGCGAGTCAGATGTGACGTTCGTTACTCAGGCGGGTCTCGAGATCGGCGTTGCAGCCACGAAGTCGTTCATGGCCCAGCTCATCGCTTTCTATCTCATAGCTCTCAATTTCGGACAGCGCAACGGTACGCTCGATCCGGAGACATCGGCACACTATGCGTCGCAGTTGTCCAGTCTCAGCCAGAAGTGTGAGCAGGTCCTCGACTATGCTGGCATCATGGAGACGATCGCTCGCAAGTTCTACAAAGTCCACGACATGATCTATGTTGGGCGCGGCGTCAACTACCCCATTGCATTGGAGGGCGCGCTCAAGATGAAGGAGATCAGCTACATCCACGCTGAGGGATACGCCGCAGGAGAACTCAAGCATGGCCCGATCGCCTTGCTGGACCAGGATGTTCCCGTGGTGGGCATCCTTCCCCAGGGGGCGCTGTACGAGAAGATCTACTCGAATCTGCAGGAGTCCATCGCGCGCGATTCACCCCTCGTGGTCTTGGCCGACAAGAAGGACAAGAGAGCACAGGACATCGCCACGGACTTCATCCCGATGCCGTCGGTCGAAGAGTTGTTCTCCCCGGTCGTCTATTCATTGCCGCTCCAGCTTC
This sequence is a window from Coprothermobacter sp.. Protein-coding genes within it:
- a CDS encoding 8-oxoguanine deaminase, whose translation is MRTLIADIAFLMTGNVLRQELRDAYVVVDDNVITAIGTGAPVLNSPADRVISGTHMLMMPGFVNTHHHLYQTLFRNVPQVEHAKLFDWLTFLYEHWKYIDEEAVYTSAQVGICEMLKTGVTTTTDHLYLYPYGNNAIIDAEIRAARDVGVRFHPTRGSMSLSKKDGGLPPDSMVQTDEEILVESERVIHQYHDRGRYAMTRIALAPCSPFSVTTNLMKQTAALAEREDVLIHTHLAETQDEEEFCLQTFGFRPIDYMEEVNWLTPRSWFAHIVWASDADIRKLSEHECGMAHCPASNMRLGSGIAPVTVMKQTNMRIGIGVDGSASNDTNSFIGEVRLATLLQRVKYGADALTSREALAMASMGGAHVLRMDSDIGSIEVGKAADLIMWDLDTLEFAGGLHDPFTAPVMCDAKQVSLNMVNGKVLIENGQFTSIDVRALVARQNTIAAHLMAR
- a CDS encoding aldehyde ferredoxin oxidoreductase, encoding MRGQLPTASDLQVTRKSASLHVQSLRSLCGKLCSASSDLGGRPMINGYGGSILRVDLTTRSVRREPVTPELAHDWLGGRAWIAKYMYDELPAGVDPLSPANKVFVATGPLSGTLWPSSAKIVWGTKSPLTGGYIDSNMGGLIMAELKYAGLDMIIVEGASETPVYLWIDDEKVEIRDASGYWGKGSVDTEYALKHDLGEDFQIATIGTAGENLVKFACITHDVGRQAGRGGTAAVLGSKKLKAIAVRGTTPIPVANIEGLQKHTTSVIDYMKNKAYFPTFSKYGTTDVTDWCDSVGVIPVNNFQHAQYPKKDRINGKYMREQIYVRDKGCYACPLGCSTYTYSKKYDVYVEGPEYETIGLMGSNLGMDSIEEIAVLNADVDNLGMDSISSGSAVAFAMELYQRGILTKEDFGGLEMTWGNVHAARSFLRLIASRQGIGATFAEGALAAARIIGKDTEKYVVQVKGLDYSAYDTHAAPAMMLAYMTSDIGAQHTRAWAIVQDITMGRGTTEGKGQVVYDLQHLRPLMEVLGVCRFPWLEIKVDWEDYVTALNLVTGQHYTTEGLFAFSEKVWNLTRAFWTREVDGFGRAYDQPPAKMYEEMPDGPTAGTKVTQEMVDQLLDGYYQAYHWDQNGLPTAQRLREIGLSYVADDLVKRGRIPD
- the glnA gene encoding type I glutamate--ammonia ligase; translation: MKTLQEFLNYAREREIAQVDLKFTDLFGGLHHVTVPLSRVDEGFLTQGVAFDGSSIPGFASVERSDMLLRLDLSTAFVDPFAKVPTVAVFCDILEPHTHRRFALDPRFIAEQAEALLKSKGYADAAWFAPEFEFYVFQTVDFKSSEATSFFSIESAETGSTVSLDNSQLQGYAIRHGRGYHAEQPLDRLFDYRSTLVQMLENVGVTIRYHHHEAGETGQIELEVMPCTPRAMGDASQKIKYFAKNLARQMGMTATFMPKPIAGQAGTGMHFHQYLTKKGQPTFYEKGGEPYDLSPLAVHYIGGILSNASALLGITNPSTISYKRLVPGFEAPIRAFFSLGNRTAAVRIPIYADTAAEKRIEFRPPDATTNVYLAISAMLLAGLDGIENKTDPTVLHLGPYTGDIEKLPEKTVRRIPVLPTSLSEAFAALRRGSDFLTRDGVFPPTFVEAFCSYKEKNEAEALRRLPHPKEFELYYDC
- the glmS gene encoding glutamine--fructose-6-phosphate transaminase (isomerizing) encodes the protein MCGIIGYVGPRKVVPVIIEGLRKLEYRGYDSAGMAILEQGELVVVKKRGKLKALEEAIKGNEYTATTGMGHTRWATHGKVEDRNAHPHVDCKGAIAVIHNGIIENYQVLRDDLIRKGHIFVSETDTEVISHLIEEQIDAGADLLEAARKTALQLDGAFAFLVLAKVFPGRIVAIRKLSPLVLGVGDGEMILGSDTPALLEYTHRIIPLHDGDVVEINDRGYAFFSLDDGRPLDRTPMTVQWSASAAEKQGYKHFMLKEINEQPVVIRDTLYGRIDIDSGHVELEEFQSQPVPDRISIVAAGTSYHAARVGKYLLEELARIPTEVSFSSEYRYQRPIVRPGTMGIAVTQSGETIDTLAALRLQRNLGARVVAITNRPESTVSRESDVTFVTQAGLEIGVAATKSFMAQLIAFYLIALNFGQRNGTLDPETSAHYASQLSSLSQKCEQVLDYAGIMETIARKFYKVHDMIYVGRGVNYPIALEGALKMKEISYIHAEGYAAGELKHGPIALLDQDVPVVGILPQGALYEKIYSNLQESIARDSPLVVLADKKDKRAQDIATDFIPMPSVEELFSPVVYSLPLQLLAYYTADGKGLDVDQPRNLAKSVTVE
- the glmM gene encoding phosphoglucosamine mutase, producing MAKRNLFGTDGVRGVVNTQITSKLALSLGAAASIYFDGHSAQQTKRTIAIAWDPRVSSEMLAAALGAGFMEAGVSVDYLGVLPTPGLALILARETRYMAGAMISASHNPPEYNGIKFFGPGGHKLADADEEAIEGNLGLVELGNPSRVHGDEVGGAHRVENAREEYMALVRQNNPGLSLKGITIVVDGAHGATSYTTPTLLRQLGAQVIEMNTDQDGKLINKDCGSTHPGAVGARVVAEKADLGVAHDGDGDRVIMVDHNGRRVSGDVMLYILALGLAGEGRLTGNTVVGTVLTNLGLEKALESHGVRLERTSVGDRYILDRLNEGGFVLGGEESGHIINMYQNVTGDGLATTLAVLGYLARTGRDLSAIVDEVELYPQIAENVRVKDTSIASRPEFMAAVEAARIELGNAARLVVRPSGTEPLVRIFLEGKDTERLMALADRLKRVLLSAGQQGEE
- a CDS encoding 4Fe-4S ferredoxin, whose product is MKHIVVRPERCTGCRLCQLTCSAQNFKLNTHKSARIGIVPRFPEGYFEVHLCNQCGVCQPVCPVEAISVDANGAYVIDESTCIDCGACVDSCPQQAIFRSPASLHPYMCNLCGACVANCAAQALIWEEDQ